The following proteins are co-located in the Apium graveolens cultivar Ventura chromosome 5, ASM990537v1, whole genome shotgun sequence genome:
- the LOC141659317 gene encoding AT-hook motif nuclear-localized protein 20-like, whose protein sequence is MSNPWWAGQVGLLPGIDPRDSSLMLNNKTHQDLGTNNNNNGGDEEDERDNCDEPTEGAVVVGSRRPRGRPPGSKNRPKPPIIVTRDSPNSLRSHVMEIASGTDVAESIAQFARRRQRGVCVLSGSGSVANVTLRQPAAPGAVVALHGRFEILSLTGAFLPGPAPPGSTGLTVYLAGGQGQVVGGSVVGSLVAAGPVMVVAATFANATYERLPLEEDEEEGIVGGNSPPDNIGNSSGGGPHSGFPDPSALPIYNMPPNLVPNGGQMSSHDAYAWAQASRPPY, encoded by the coding sequence ATGTCTAATCCGTGGTGGGCCGGACAGGTAGGGTTGCTTCCGGGAATTGATCCTAGAGATTCTTCTCTGATGCTAAACAACAAAACACATCAAGATCTAGGAACAAATAACAACAATAACGGTggtgatgaagaagatgagagaGATAACTGCGATGAGCCTACTGAAGGAGCGGTAGTTGTAGGCTCTCGAAGACCTAGAGGCAGGCCTCCGGGTTCGAAAAACAGGCCTAAACCGCCTATAATTGTTACACGTGACAGCCCTAATTCACTTCGTAGTCATGTCATGGAAATCGCAAGTGGAACAGACGTGGCAGAGAGTATAGCTCAATTTGCACGGAGACGACAGCGTGGCGTTTGTGTACTAAGTGGCAGTGGCTCAGTGGCTAATGTCACCCTCCGTCAACCAGCTGCCCCGGGTGCTGTAGTTGCCCTTCATGGAAGATTCGAGATTTTGTCACTCACCGGGGCCTTTTTACCTGGACCAGCTCCTCCGGGATCAACAGGCCTTACGGTATACCTAGCTGGAGGACAAGGACAGGTTGTTGGAGGAAGTGTGGTGGGGTCACTTGTCGCGGCAGGGCCTGTTATGGTAGTTGCTGCTACTTTTGCTAATGCAACTTATGAAAGATTGCCACTAGAGGAGGATGAGGAAGAGGGGATTGTGGGCGGAAATTCACCGCCAGATAATATCGGAAATAGCAGTGGTGGAGGACCACATTCAGGCTTTCCAGATCCATCAGCTCTGCCGATTTATAATATGCCACCTAATTTGGTACCTAATGGTGGCCAAATGAGCAGTCATGATGCATATGCTTGGGCTCAAGCTTCTCGGCCGCCTTATTAA